In Elusimicrobiota bacterium, the following proteins share a genomic window:
- a CDS encoding radical SAM protein — MPDIALWHRCNNNCVMCTNPDEFFEAAGKSYTLARQREKLERYLSGEFDVYFKNTRLDDYFLLTGGEPTLHPQVLELMAFFRRRAGSRELRVLSNGRRFCYRDFTAEFLRRAGRPLLTAVALHAATARAHDAVTRVRGSFAQTAAGLRNLLELRGRGQEVEVRVILHAKTLAGLPALLRFLRRGFGDPSAYRLTLIYFEVEGQSEKNLRRLFVPLSRVARVLAKQRGLLAAFPRLELYHFPLCVLAAELRPNARVTLPRSDRVYPPVCRRCPAKSRCLGLMKWYEALHGDGELSALKRGEA; from the coding sequence ATGCCTGACATCGCCCTCTGGCACCGCTGCAACAACAACTGCGTGATGTGCACGAACCCCGACGAGTTCTTCGAGGCGGCGGGGAAGAGCTACACGCTGGCGCGCCAGCGCGAGAAGCTCGAGCGCTACCTCTCCGGGGAGTTCGACGTCTACTTCAAGAACACCCGGCTCGACGACTACTTCCTGCTCACGGGCGGGGAGCCGACGCTGCACCCGCAGGTCCTCGAGCTCATGGCCTTCTTCCGGCGCCGCGCCGGCTCGCGCGAGCTGCGCGTGCTCAGCAACGGCCGGCGCTTCTGCTACCGCGACTTCACCGCCGAGTTCCTGCGACGCGCGGGACGGCCGCTGCTGACGGCGGTCGCGCTGCACGCGGCGACCGCGCGCGCCCACGACGCGGTGACCCGGGTGCGCGGGAGCTTCGCGCAGACCGCGGCGGGCCTGCGCAACCTCCTCGAGCTGCGCGGCCGCGGCCAGGAGGTCGAGGTCCGCGTCATCCTGCACGCGAAGACCCTGGCCGGCCTCCCCGCCCTGCTCCGCTTCCTGCGCCGGGGCTTCGGCGACCCCTCGGCGTACCGGCTCACGCTCATCTACTTCGAGGTGGAGGGGCAGTCGGAGAAGAACCTCCGGCGCCTCTTCGTCCCGCTCTCCCGCGTCGCGCGCGTCCTCGCGAAGCAGCGGGGCCTCCTGGCCGCCTTCCCGCGCCTGGAGCTCTACCATTTCCCGCTCTGCGTGCTTGCGGCGGAGCTGCGGCCGAACGCCCGCGTGACCCTGCCGCGCTCCGACCGCGTCTATCCGCCGGTCTGCCGGCGCTGCCCGGCGAAGAGCCGCTGCTTGGGACTGATGAAGTGGTACGAGGCGCTCCACGGCGACGGGGAGCTTTCCGCCTTGAAGAGAGGAGAAGCATGA
- a CDS encoding radical SAM protein: MSAARVKKVVVFTDYRCNNRCVFCIDACKRDLPARGTKEVLRDVYRAAREGAGYLELIGGEAPIRPDFLQLVRTARRLGIPKIVTATNGRAFALRSFAGAAVRAGLTDVMFSLHGDTAAVHDRATRSPGSFRQLLAGIANLRRLGFSRIHGNTTVYKGNLARVPAIARLYARLGVEFVEYIFVDPTYGGAHDDFARLVPRISRAAPRMRSALEVGRRAGYREWLVRYVPLCHFQGWEEQVSERVERRLFHTRHWAPDFRNEDVSSSRARIARRKPPRCRPCALYKECEGIWTEYLRRYGDAELHPVLKSKRAKKQI; encoded by the coding sequence ATGAGCGCCGCGCGGGTCAAGAAGGTCGTCGTCTTCACCGACTACCGCTGCAACAACCGCTGCGTCTTCTGCATCGACGCCTGCAAGCGGGACCTCCCCGCGCGCGGGACGAAGGAGGTGCTCCGGGACGTCTACCGCGCCGCCCGCGAGGGGGCCGGCTATCTCGAGCTCATCGGCGGCGAGGCGCCCATCCGGCCGGACTTCCTCCAGCTCGTACGCACCGCCCGCCGGCTCGGCATCCCGAAGATCGTCACCGCGACCAACGGGCGGGCCTTCGCGCTGCGCTCCTTCGCCGGGGCGGCCGTGCGCGCGGGGCTCACCGACGTGATGTTCTCCCTGCACGGCGACACCGCGGCGGTCCACGACCGGGCGACGCGCAGCCCGGGAAGCTTCCGCCAGCTCCTCGCGGGCATCGCGAACCTGCGTCGGCTCGGCTTCAGTCGCATCCACGGCAACACCACGGTCTATAAAGGGAACCTCGCGCGGGTGCCGGCGATCGCCCGACTCTACGCGCGCCTGGGCGTCGAGTTCGTGGAGTACATCTTCGTCGACCCCACCTACGGAGGGGCCCACGACGACTTCGCGCGCCTCGTCCCGCGCATCTCCCGGGCGGCCCCGCGCATGCGCTCGGCGCTCGAGGTCGGCCGCCGGGCCGGGTACCGGGAGTGGCTGGTCCGCTACGTCCCGCTCTGCCACTTCCAGGGCTGGGAGGAGCAGGTCAGCGAGCGGGTCGAGCGCCGCCTCTTCCACACCCGGCACTGGGCGCCGGATTTCCGCAACGAGGACGTGAGCTCCTCCCGGGCCCGGATCGCCCGGCGCAAGCCTCCGCGCTGCCGCCCCTGCGCTCTATACAAGGAATGCGAGGGCATCTGGACCGAGTACCTGCGCCGCTACGGTGACGCCGAACTCCACCCGGTCTTGAAGTCCAAGCGCGCTAAAAAGCAAATATAA
- the glgP gene encoding alpha-glucan family phosphorylase gives MDETRISNIPARVARLKDIAQNLWWSWNPPARGLFKYIDRTLWRNTNHNPVKLLSLCRKERLEAVAKDPTFLQWYDAVLIDFDKYMAPKKTWFSGAHPGNKDSVAYFSAEFGVHNSLPIYSGGLGVLAGDHCKSASDLGVPLVGVGFMYPQGYVQQRIGIEGWQQNYYDFLDWDTSPVSPAQMPDGSRCILRLNLGTWPLHIGVWKVQVGRVPLYLMDTNVEGNDVGDRDISSRLYGGDRIMRLRQEIVLGIGGVRILRALGLEAKVFHANEGHAAFLMLERIHELVMQGKNFEEARREVAETTVFTTHTPVPAGHDVFPEDLVSEYFRSYWEALKLDSEEFLRLGRAPGGGDGWNMTALALRLSGRRNGVSRRNGMVCRQMWQPLWPNKSVDEVPLGHVTNGVHLPTWVKQSMCTLYDQYVPGWREHQDDRRLWRKVHSIPDEELWTVHMRNKRETINLVRDVVRARWMKDRLDNSQVIAGGALLDPEALTIGFARRFAGYKRATLIFRDMDRLKKLLLDPWRPVQIIFAGKSHPADENGKKLISQVYQLARDPELGGHIAFIEDYDMHKARYFVQGCDLWLNNPLFPLEACGTSGQKAAANGVPSLSILDGWWEEAYNRENGWAPPDNSELPPTEHDEADAKAIYSLLEEKIVPLYYDRAANDVAVGWCRVMKESIATVAPVYCSDRMVKDYVDQLYFPGPTQQEARETAAVGASERMEPPTPT, from the coding sequence ATGGACGAGACGCGCATCAGCAACATCCCCGCACGGGTGGCCCGCCTCAAGGACATCGCTCAGAACCTCTGGTGGAGCTGGAACCCCCCGGCCCGCGGACTTTTCAAGTACATCGACCGCACCCTCTGGCGCAACACGAACCACAACCCGGTGAAGCTGCTCTCGCTGTGCCGCAAGGAGCGGCTCGAGGCCGTCGCGAAAGACCCGACGTTCCTGCAGTGGTACGACGCCGTCCTCATCGACTTCGACAAGTACATGGCGCCCAAGAAGACCTGGTTCTCGGGCGCGCACCCCGGGAACAAGGACTCCGTGGCCTACTTCTCGGCCGAGTTCGGCGTGCACAACTCGCTGCCCATCTACTCGGGCGGCCTGGGCGTGCTGGCCGGCGACCACTGCAAGTCCGCCTCCGACCTCGGCGTGCCGCTCGTCGGCGTGGGCTTCATGTATCCGCAGGGCTACGTCCAGCAGCGCATCGGCATCGAGGGCTGGCAGCAGAACTACTACGACTTCCTCGACTGGGACACCTCGCCGGTCTCGCCGGCGCAGATGCCCGACGGCAGCCGCTGCATCCTGCGCCTGAACCTGGGCACCTGGCCGCTGCACATCGGCGTCTGGAAGGTGCAGGTCGGGCGCGTGCCCCTCTATCTGATGGACACCAACGTCGAGGGCAACGACGTCGGCGACCGCGACATCTCGAGCCGGCTTTACGGCGGCGACCGCATCATGCGCCTGCGCCAGGAGATCGTGCTCGGCATCGGCGGCGTGCGCATCCTGCGCGCGCTCGGCCTCGAGGCGAAGGTCTTCCACGCCAACGAGGGCCACGCGGCCTTCCTCATGCTCGAGCGCATCCACGAGCTGGTGATGCAGGGCAAGAACTTCGAGGAGGCCCGCCGCGAGGTCGCCGAGACCACCGTCTTCACGACCCATACCCCGGTCCCGGCCGGCCACGACGTCTTCCCCGAGGACCTCGTCTCCGAGTACTTCCGCAGCTACTGGGAAGCGCTCAAGCTCGACAGCGAGGAGTTCCTTCGCCTGGGCCGCGCGCCCGGGGGCGGGGACGGCTGGAACATGACCGCGCTCGCGCTGCGCCTCTCCGGCCGCCGCAACGGCGTCAGCCGCCGCAACGGCATGGTCTGCCGCCAGATGTGGCAGCCGCTCTGGCCGAACAAGTCCGTCGACGAGGTCCCGCTCGGGCACGTGACCAACGGCGTCCACCTGCCGACCTGGGTCAAGCAGTCCATGTGCACGCTCTACGACCAGTACGTCCCGGGCTGGCGCGAGCACCAGGACGACCGGCGCCTCTGGCGCAAGGTGCACTCCATCCCCGACGAGGAGCTCTGGACGGTGCACATGCGCAACAAGCGCGAGACCATCAACCTGGTCCGCGACGTCGTGCGCGCCCGCTGGATGAAGGACCGGCTCGACAACTCGCAGGTCATCGCGGGCGGGGCGCTGCTCGACCCTGAGGCGCTGACCATCGGCTTCGCGCGGCGCTTCGCCGGCTACAAGCGCGCGACGCTCATCTTCCGGGATATGGACCGGCTCAAGAAGCTCCTGCTCGACCCCTGGCGGCCCGTGCAGATCATCTTCGCGGGCAAGTCCCACCCGGCCGACGAGAACGGCAAGAAGCTCATCTCGCAGGTCTATCAGCTCGCGCGCGACCCGGAACTCGGTGGGCACATCGCCTTCATCGAGGACTACGACATGCACAAGGCGCGCTACTTCGTGCAGGGCTGCGACCTGTGGCTCAACAACCCGCTCTTCCCGCTCGAGGCCTGCGGCACGAGCGGCCAGAAGGCCGCGGCCAACGGCGTCCCCAGCCTCAGCATCCTCGACGGCTGGTGGGAGGAGGCCTACAACCGCGAGAACGGCTGGGCCCCGCCGGACAACTCCGAGCTCCCGCCGACCGAGCACGACGAGGCGGACGCGAAGGCCATCTACTCGCTGCTCGAAGAGAAGATCGTCCCGCTGTACTACGACCGCGCGGCCAACGACGTGGCCGTGGGCTGGTGCCGGGTGATGAAGGAGTCCATCGCCACCGTGGCGCCGGTCTACTGCTCCGACCGCATGGTCAAGGACTACGTGGACCAGCTCTACTTCCCGGGACCGACCCAGCAGGAAGCGCGCGAGACCGCCGCCGTCGGCGCGTCCGAGCGCATGGAGCCGCCGACCCCGACCTGA
- a CDS encoding type II/IV secretion system protein: protein MPHRFKDEWLVRAALTLPGMNGKELECMRESGKPWLAHLIIEAGRASPDELLKAVQSVHCVDSADPGPGEIDKMALGLIPEKVCRARTVLPYRAHGDSIEVLTCAPIDMDLLQDVQAVCGRQPRALYVLPERLLALIDGVYKGDSVVFELLKRVEEKDKVEVVDAVQAAAGAESPVIRLVDSLIARAVRMGASDIHVEHEETSSVVRMRVDGILKTVLTLPRVLAAGAVVSRIKIMANLDVAEHQQPQDGRAKLRVGGVDIGLRVSTLPTTWGEKVVLRVLDRRTAEVPLGKLGLRPDLIERLKKLLALPQGLLFVTGPTGSGKTTTLYSILSSMKTGDTNIVTVEDPVEYRLEGINQVQVNEKRGLTFAGILRSVLRQDPDIILVGEVRDHETADIALQAALTGHVVLSSLHTNDAVGAVPRLADMGAERFKIASGLVGVLAQRLVRRLCPDCRTKGDPSKLDADLRALMEKWKIAPAFMEAKGCLKCDFSGYKGRLPLLELFEVDAGMREKISVGMSEGALRQEALNSGMLSPLSRDAAWHVAGGDTSVVEALPFLGLEASRPSEAKAPAESAPVPSLKKRVLVADDDAVVRVIMRQVLVKEGYEVEEAVDGVKALERVAAWQPDLLVCDLNMPNLDGFGVIRSVRENLGRGDLPIIVMTAETDDRSQETALALGADDYIVKPTKPPIILARIRGIFRRLEK from the coding sequence TTGCCCCACCGCTTCAAGGACGAGTGGCTCGTTCGCGCGGCCCTGACCCTTCCCGGGATGAACGGGAAGGAGCTCGAGTGCATGCGCGAGAGCGGCAAGCCCTGGCTGGCCCACCTGATCATCGAGGCGGGGCGCGCCTCTCCCGACGAGCTCCTGAAGGCCGTTCAGTCGGTGCATTGCGTCGATTCCGCCGACCCCGGCCCGGGAGAGATCGACAAGATGGCGCTCGGGCTCATCCCCGAGAAGGTCTGTCGGGCCCGGACGGTCCTGCCCTATCGCGCTCACGGCGACTCCATCGAGGTCCTGACCTGCGCCCCCATCGACATGGACCTGCTGCAGGACGTGCAGGCGGTCTGCGGGCGTCAGCCGCGCGCCCTCTATGTCCTGCCCGAGCGGCTGCTCGCGCTCATCGACGGGGTCTATAAAGGAGATTCCGTCGTCTTCGAGCTGCTCAAGCGGGTCGAGGAGAAGGACAAGGTCGAGGTCGTCGACGCGGTCCAGGCGGCCGCCGGGGCGGAGTCCCCGGTCATCCGGCTCGTCGACTCCCTCATCGCCCGCGCCGTGCGCATGGGCGCTTCCGACATCCACGTCGAGCACGAAGAGACCTCGAGCGTCGTGCGCATGCGCGTCGACGGGATCCTGAAGACGGTGCTGACGCTCCCGCGCGTCCTCGCCGCCGGGGCCGTGGTCTCGCGCATCAAGATCATGGCGAACCTCGACGTGGCCGAACACCAGCAGCCCCAGGACGGGCGGGCCAAGCTGCGCGTGGGCGGCGTCGACATCGGCCTGCGCGTCTCGACTCTGCCGACGACCTGGGGCGAGAAGGTCGTGCTGCGCGTCCTCGACCGGCGCACGGCCGAGGTCCCGCTCGGGAAGCTGGGTCTGCGGCCCGACCTCATCGAGCGCCTCAAGAAGCTGCTCGCACTGCCTCAAGGCCTCCTCTTCGTGACCGGCCCGACCGGCTCGGGCAAGACCACGACGCTCTACTCCATCCTCAGCTCCATGAAGACGGGCGACACGAACATCGTGACGGTCGAGGACCCCGTCGAGTACCGGCTCGAGGGGATCAACCAGGTCCAGGTCAACGAGAAGCGCGGCCTGACCTTCGCCGGCATCCTGCGCTCCGTGCTGCGCCAGGACCCCGACATCATCCTCGTCGGCGAGGTCCGCGACCATGAGACGGCCGACATCGCGCTGCAGGCGGCGCTGACCGGGCACGTCGTCCTCTCCTCGCTGCACACCAACGACGCCGTCGGCGCCGTCCCGCGCCTCGCGGACATGGGCGCCGAGCGCTTCAAGATCGCCTCGGGCCTCGTCGGGGTGCTCGCCCAGCGCCTCGTGCGCCGGCTCTGTCCCGACTGCCGGACGAAGGGCGACCCGTCGAAGCTCGACGCGGACCTGCGAGCGCTCATGGAGAAGTGGAAGATCGCGCCCGCCTTCATGGAGGCGAAGGGCTGCCTCAAGTGCGATTTCTCCGGTTATAAGGGACGCCTGCCGCTCCTCGAACTCTTCGAGGTCGACGCCGGGATGCGTGAGAAGATCTCCGTCGGGATGAGCGAGGGGGCGCTGCGTCAGGAAGCGCTGAATTCGGGGATGCTCTCGCCTTTGAGCCGCGACGCCGCCTGGCATGTCGCCGGCGGCGACACCTCCGTCGTGGAGGCGCTGCCGTTCCTCGGTCTTGAAGCGTCGCGGCCTTCTGAAGCGAAGGCGCCGGCGGAGTCCGCTCCGGTGCCGTCCCTCAAGAAGCGCGTGCTCGTCGCCGACGACGATGCGGTCGTGCGCGTGATCATGCGGCAGGTCCTCGTCAAGGAGGGCTACGAGGTCGAGGAGGCCGTCGACGGAGTGAAGGCCCTCGAGCGCGTCGCGGCCTGGCAGCCGGACCTGCTCGTCTGCGACCTCAACATGCCGAACCTCGACGGCTTCGGCGTCATCCGCAGCGTGCGCGAGAACCTCGGCCGCGGCGACCTGCCCATCATCGTGATGACCGCCGAGACCGACGACCGCAGCCAGGAGACGGCCCTCGCGCTCGGCGCCGACGACTACATCGTCAAGCCGACGAAGCCGCCCATCATCCTCGCCCGCATCCGCGGGATCTTTCGGCGCTTAGAGAAATAG
- a CDS encoding RDD family protein: MSQPVTRHLTILLTDIKGFTDKTSRRSRSDIQALLDKHRELVLPTLEGRGGRLIKTIGDAFLMVFESPTDAVLAGIAVQEVLSKHNAEIPEDDRIEVRIAINAGEVNLAENDVFGEPVNITARIESIAKAGEVFFTEAVYLAMNKTEVPSSEVGLLQLKGIPEKVRVYKVRKESPVGSGESLPRPAGFFSALRGAPAGPEPKAYPVPSGASGRPPLWRRGVAVLIDLVLVGMLVGILTGGESERVHVGYKAPKDDPLAQLAEGRTVIGEDGTKVQLGKDGLHVEGDDGTKVTLGKGGIRVDAKNAKVALDKTGVQVDAHRSKRADEDDEDSTTLYDEDGVSVRTERRRKNVAFPLFWLLYSTLFLGLWKATPGKRVLKLEVARMDGAAFDWKDAFVRSLFSLISGYAVMFGYLWALWERDRRGWHDLWAGTVVRGRESA; encoded by the coding sequence ATGTCCCAGCCCGTCACCCGCCACCTCACCATCCTCCTCACCGACATCAAGGGCTTCACCGACAAGACCTCCCGGCGCAGCCGTTCGGACATCCAGGCCCTCCTCGACAAGCACCGTGAGCTCGTGCTCCCGACCCTCGAGGGGCGCGGCGGACGACTCATCAAAACGATCGGCGACGCCTTCCTCATGGTCTTCGAGAGCCCCACCGACGCCGTCCTCGCGGGAATCGCCGTCCAGGAGGTCCTCTCCAAGCACAACGCCGAGATCCCCGAGGACGACCGCATCGAGGTGCGCATCGCCATCAACGCCGGCGAGGTCAACCTCGCCGAAAACGACGTCTTCGGCGAGCCGGTCAACATCACCGCCCGCATCGAGAGCATCGCCAAGGCCGGCGAGGTCTTCTTCACCGAAGCCGTCTACCTCGCCATGAACAAGACCGAGGTGCCCTCCAGCGAGGTCGGCCTCCTCCAGCTCAAGGGGATCCCCGAGAAGGTCCGCGTCTACAAGGTGCGCAAGGAGAGCCCGGTCGGCAGCGGCGAGAGCCTCCCGCGTCCCGCCGGCTTCTTCAGCGCCCTGCGCGGCGCTCCCGCGGGGCCCGAGCCGAAGGCCTACCCCGTCCCCTCCGGAGCCTCCGGGCGCCCTCCTCTGTGGCGCCGGGGCGTCGCCGTCCTCATCGACCTCGTCCTCGTGGGCATGCTCGTGGGCATCCTCACCGGCGGCGAGAGCGAGCGGGTGCATGTCGGCTACAAAGCCCCGAAGGACGACCCCCTCGCGCAGCTCGCCGAAGGGCGGACCGTCATCGGCGAGGACGGCACGAAGGTCCAGCTCGGCAAGGACGGTCTGCACGTCGAGGGCGACGACGGCACGAAGGTCACGCTGGGCAAGGGCGGCATCCGGGTCGACGCGAAGAACGCGAAGGTCGCGCTCGACAAGACGGGCGTTCAGGTCGACGCACATCGGTCGAAGCGCGCGGACGAGGACGACGAGGACTCCACGACGCTCTACGACGAGGACGGCGTCTCGGTGCGCACGGAGCGCCGCAGGAAGAACGTCGCCTTCCCCCTCTTCTGGCTCCTCTATTCGACGCTCTTCCTCGGCCTCTGGAAGGCCACCCCGGGCAAGCGCGTGCTCAAGCTCGAGGTCGCCCGCATGGACGGCGCCGCCTTCGACTGGAAGGACGCCTTCGTACGCTCCCTCTTCTCCCTCATCTCCGGCTACGCGGTGATGTTCGGCTACCTCTGGGCGCTCTGGGAGCGCGACCGCCGCGGCTGGCACGACCTCTGGGCCGGCACCGTCGTGCGGGGCAGGGAATCCGCGTAG
- a CDS encoding phospholipase D-like domain-containing protein: MRRILSLSLALVLLLESAAPAQLARSIAPTAPSSVAGVVPVAAGTALSVPLNISGAGTPLALPAPNLAVSPSIELPAAPALNTAAQPAASAASIPSGPLAHPMGEGVAGGEGVGDSQSPTAAPNPEASPVHPDQLRVSPVRRSSVSRRMTQISAALSGVLSARRFLPALGRLGAQLALPSSDDSLTAQRAGAERYFERKVFSEAGTLEGTVAVSDSRGGSRSSFGTLSERRAPGLRAYSGANRRGVVEQSLDPEAVAPVYEARTVTYNGHDFPAVALRPSGKLESKIVEAIDAAQTEVVIAFAEFRMHGVFRALRRAKARGVKVRIIVAVDNMFPTRPGHPEWASRRDTQLQLLANEDFDISVVSGLWVYGLQHSKFAVVDDKLAVFGSGRWIPDSEGNEFDATQFSDDPHRVEGLRRFWDYMISQSLPYEKAHDWKWPKTAPAPPKDASLPVKFNGTSLPAYFFSPGGEAEDWTVKAIDAAQESIDVAMFTLRSTRVAEALKRALDRQVKVRLLLDKGQAEREYMKPYAQWLAYHGAAVKVIAGPTTDPKNPGRNNNQFMVIDGSLLQSGSMNWTKNGFSMSFENGHFLTEKEDVELFAAYFADLYRMRRATKLAAPSAEPVLPTDAELLAELQIEHAPLPPAPAIPRLPDPGKVVFNGVELPAAAVRPQSPIAPLIAKAIDATKHHLRIALYEFTLDEILAALRRAKARGVDIEIILDWSHLFPQGKDPDGDRPQRKAQIQALIDEGFTVHALRGAGKYGIMHNKIAVFDHALTLFGSFNWTDTAEYNHFENILFTDEVERVRFLEAYWEWMKGLSLPVDQAEQWTGQDPATPVPADPDLAVEFNGERFPRTMASPDGGIEGAIIRAIGAAKSTIDLSMFTFYSKSIAEALLQAKERGVAVRVVLDASQAKMMKLDEWFAYYGFDVKLLAGPDPHGPWMFEKNHNKFVIVDGRLVASGSYNYTSNAENNNFENVGFMLQPLIAAFFNAFFQMLHDLGWKVKPPAEPPDLGSSSDPTDFFSRAAAGI, encoded by the coding sequence ATGAGGCGCATTCTGTCGCTCTCCCTCGCGCTCGTCCTGCTGCTGGAGTCCGCCGCTCCGGCCCAGCTCGCGCGCTCCATCGCCCCGACGGCCCCGAGCTCCGTCGCGGGGGTCGTTCCCGTCGCCGCCGGGACCGCGCTGAGCGTCCCCCTGAACATCTCCGGCGCCGGAACCCCCCTCGCTCTCCCCGCTCCGAACCTCGCCGTCTCCCCCTCTATCGAGCTGCCGGCCGCCCCCGCCCTGAACACCGCCGCCCAGCCCGCCGCCTCGGCCGCGTCCATCCCCTCCGGCCCCCTCGCCCATCCCATGGGAGAGGGGGTAGCGGGGGGTGAGGGGGTCGGGGACTCTCAGTCCCCGACCGCGGCCCCGAACCCCGAGGCCTCCCCCGTCCATCCCGACCAGCTGCGCGTCTCCCCGGTCCGCCGGAGCTCCGTGAGCCGCCGGATGACGCAGATCTCCGCCGCGCTCTCGGGAGTCCTCTCCGCGCGGCGCTTCCTGCCCGCGCTCGGCCGCCTGGGCGCCCAGCTCGCCCTCCCCTCCTCCGACGACTCCCTCACCGCCCAGCGCGCCGGCGCCGAGCGCTACTTCGAGCGCAAGGTCTTCAGCGAGGCCGGCACCCTGGAGGGAACGGTCGCCGTCTCGGACTCGCGCGGGGGTTCCCGAAGCTCCTTCGGGACGCTCTCGGAGCGCCGCGCCCCCGGGCTGCGCGCCTACAGCGGCGCGAACCGCCGCGGCGTCGTCGAGCAGAGCCTCGACCCCGAGGCCGTCGCCCCGGTCTACGAGGCGCGCACGGTCACCTACAACGGGCACGACTTCCCGGCCGTCGCGCTGCGCCCTTCGGGAAAGCTCGAGTCCAAGATCGTCGAGGCCATCGACGCCGCGCAGACCGAGGTCGTCATCGCCTTCGCCGAGTTCCGCATGCACGGCGTCTTCCGCGCCCTGCGCCGGGCCAAGGCCCGCGGAGTGAAGGTCCGCATCATCGTCGCCGTCGACAACATGTTCCCGACCAGGCCCGGCCACCCCGAGTGGGCCTCGCGCCGCGACACCCAGCTCCAGCTCCTGGCCAACGAGGACTTCGACATCTCGGTGGTCTCGGGCCTCTGGGTCTACGGCCTCCAGCACAGCAAGTTCGCGGTCGTCGACGACAAGCTCGCGGTCTTCGGCTCCGGCCGCTGGATCCCCGACTCCGAGGGCAACGAGTTCGACGCCACCCAGTTCTCCGACGACCCCCACCGCGTCGAAGGCCTGCGCCGCTTCTGGGACTACATGATCTCCCAGTCCCTCCCTTATGAGAAGGCGCACGACTGGAAGTGGCCGAAGACGGCCCCGGCGCCGCCCAAAGACGCCTCCCTCCCGGTGAAGTTCAACGGGACCTCGCTGCCCGCGTACTTCTTCTCCCCCGGCGGCGAGGCCGAGGACTGGACCGTGAAGGCCATCGACGCCGCCCAGGAGAGCATCGACGTCGCCATGTTCACCCTCCGCTCGACCCGGGTCGCCGAGGCGCTCAAGCGCGCGCTCGACCGCCAGGTGAAGGTCCGCCTCCTCCTGGACAAGGGCCAGGCCGAGCGCGAGTACATGAAGCCCTACGCCCAGTGGCTCGCCTACCACGGCGCGGCGGTGAAGGTCATCGCCGGCCCCACGACCGACCCCAAGAACCCGGGCCGCAACAACAACCAGTTCATGGTGATCGACGGGAGCCTCCTGCAGTCGGGCTCGATGAACTGGACGAAGAACGGCTTCAGCATGAGCTTCGAGAACGGCCACTTCCTGACCGAGAAGGAGGACGTCGAGCTCTTCGCCGCCTATTTCGCGGACCTCTACCGGATGCGCCGGGCGACGAAGCTCGCGGCGCCCTCCGCGGAGCCCGTCCTGCCGACCGACGCCGAGCTGCTCGCCGAGCTCCAGATCGAGCACGCGCCGCTGCCCCCCGCGCCCGCGATCCCGCGGCTGCCGGACCCGGGCAAGGTCGTCTTCAACGGGGTCGAGCTGCCCGCCGCCGCGGTGCGCCCCCAGTCGCCCATCGCCCCGCTCATCGCCAAGGCCATCGACGCCACGAAGCACCATCTGCGCATCGCCCTCTACGAGTTCACGCTCGACGAGATCCTCGCGGCCCTGCGGCGCGCCAAGGCGCGCGGCGTGGACATCGAGATCATCCTCGACTGGTCGCACCTCTTCCCGCAGGGGAAGGACCCCGACGGGGACAGGCCCCAGCGCAAGGCGCAGATCCAGGCCCTCATCGACGAGGGCTTCACGGTCCACGCGCTCCGCGGCGCCGGCAAGTACGGCATCATGCACAACAAGATCGCCGTCTTCGACCACGCCCTCACGCTCTTCGGCTCCTTCAATTGGACCGACACCGCCGAGTACAACCACTTCGAGAACATCCTCTTCACCGACGAGGTCGAGCGCGTGCGCTTCCTCGAGGCCTACTGGGAGTGGATGAAGGGGCTCTCGCTGCCGGTCGACCAGGCCGAGCAGTGGACGGGACAGGACCCCGCGACCCCCGTCCCCGCCGACCCCGACCTCGCCGTCGAGTTCAACGGCGAGCGCTTCCCGCGCACGATGGCCTCCCCGGACGGCGGCATCGAGGGCGCGATCATCCGCGCGATCGGCGCGGCGAAGTCGACGATCGACCTCTCGATGTTCACCTTCTACTCGAAGTCCATCGCCGAGGCCCTGCTGCAGGCCAAGGAGCGGGGCGTGGCGGTCCGCGTCGTGCTCGACGCCTCGCAGGCGAAGATGATGAAGCTCGACGAGTGGTTCGCCTACTACGGCTTCGACGTCAAGCTCCTCGCCGGCCCCGACCCGCACGGGCCCTGGATGTTCGAGAAGAACCACAACAAGTTCGTCATCGTCGACGGACGGCTGGTGGCCTCGGGCTCCTACAACTACACCTCGAACGCGGAGAACAACAACTTCGAGAACGTCGGCTTCATGCTCCAGCCCCTCATCGCCGCGTTCTTCAACGCCTTCTTCCAGATGCTCCACGACCTCGGCTGGAAGGTGAAGCCGCCGGCCGAGCCGCCGGACCTCGGCTCCTCCTCGGACCCGACCGACTTCTTCTCCCGCGCCGCCGCCGGGATCTGA